A stretch of Paenibacillus sp. URB8-2 DNA encodes these proteins:
- a CDS encoding sigma-54-dependent Fis family transcriptional regulator, with product MISYPNTMSRWEAFTECGRIPEGTRPEIAASWLRCRAAGVNPLQGKGVQVSAEELRLRLEEKRLLVSVAKPIMNSIYQVIKDTVYAIVLTDQDGVLLRTMLNKEIEPECAKVNFFEGARWDEASVGTNAVGTALTDDMPIQVLGDEHYCESHHAWTCSAAPIHDSSGRVIGCLDLSGKAEDVHPHTFGIVVSAVSSIEEQLNVLETNQLMNAVFQSMQDGLLVIDTEYQIRQFNERLASIFMLGMEEVRELDIKELLQDVDLEGVFRNKSRIGYADCTLTVKGKKIECMVNIFPYTLDERVVGASLTIREAVQVRKEVNQLAGFKANYRFEDIVTHHSYMKEQIDFARKIARTNCTVLIEGESGTGKELFAQSIHNASTRADGPFIAINCAALPKELVESELFGYEKGSFTGALREGNPGKFELANGGTLFLDEIGELSLEIQAKLLRVLDNHKVRRIGGKHERMLDVRVIAATNRDLLEEVGQKAYRGDLYYRLNVINLKLLPLRERPEDIPPLARLFLRKCNRENPGPAKRFDSAFLEKLQDRQWRGNARELQNTVQRAYYLSAGDCIAEKEAIPVRQTESGPSDAHLTRFQASAPAGLPAVKSMRQTELENIRRALAASGGNVVEAARLLHIGKSTLYRRLAEYGIGRDEA from the coding sequence ATGATCAGTTATCCGAATACGATGAGCAGATGGGAAGCTTTTACCGAATGCGGGAGAATTCCCGAAGGAACACGTCCGGAAATCGCGGCTTCCTGGCTAAGATGCCGGGCGGCCGGAGTCAACCCGCTGCAGGGAAAAGGGGTACAGGTATCCGCGGAAGAGCTTCGGCTCCGGCTTGAAGAGAAGCGGCTGCTTGTCTCCGTAGCCAAACCGATTATGAACAGCATCTACCAGGTGATCAAGGATACGGTTTACGCCATTGTGCTGACGGATCAGGACGGTGTTCTGCTCCGCACGATGCTTAACAAGGAGATTGAGCCCGAGTGTGCGAAGGTGAATTTTTTCGAGGGGGCAAGGTGGGATGAGGCCAGCGTCGGCACCAACGCCGTCGGAACCGCGCTGACGGACGACATGCCGATACAGGTGCTCGGGGACGAACATTACTGCGAATCGCATCACGCCTGGACCTGCTCGGCGGCACCTATTCACGACAGCTCCGGTCGGGTCATCGGCTGCCTCGATCTGTCCGGCAAAGCGGAGGACGTGCACCCCCATACCTTTGGCATTGTCGTTTCCGCCGTGAGCAGCATTGAAGAACAGCTTAATGTGCTGGAGACGAACCAGTTGATGAACGCCGTGTTTCAATCCATGCAGGACGGGCTGCTGGTGATCGATACGGAATACCAAATCCGGCAGTTCAATGAACGGTTGGCTTCCATTTTTATGCTGGGGATGGAAGAGGTTCGGGAGCTGGACATAAAGGAATTGCTGCAGGATGTCGATCTGGAGGGCGTGTTCAGGAACAAGAGCCGCATCGGTTATGCGGATTGCACGCTTACGGTGAAGGGGAAGAAGATTGAGTGCATGGTCAATATCTTTCCGTATACGTTGGACGAACGGGTGGTCGGGGCATCGCTCACGATAAGGGAAGCGGTACAGGTCCGCAAGGAGGTCAACCAGCTGGCAGGCTTCAAGGCCAACTACCGGTTTGAGGATATCGTGACTCATCATTCTTATATGAAGGAGCAGATCGATTTTGCCCGAAAAATCGCCAGAACGAACTGCACGGTTCTGATCGAAGGAGAAAGCGGCACCGGCAAGGAACTGTTCGCCCAATCCATTCATAACGCCAGCACGCGTGCGGACGGACCGTTTATCGCCATTAACTGCGCGGCGCTGCCCAAGGAACTGGTGGAAAGTGAACTGTTCGGCTATGAGAAAGGCTCGTTCACGGGAGCATTGCGCGAAGGCAACCCGGGAAAGTTCGAACTGGCGAACGGGGGGACGCTATTTCTGGACGAAATCGGGGAGCTGTCTCTTGAGATTCAGGCGAAGCTCCTCCGGGTGCTGGACAACCACAAGGTTCGGAGGATCGGCGGCAAGCATGAACGGATGCTGGATGTCAGGGTTATAGCGGCTACCAACCGGGATCTGCTGGAGGAAGTGGGGCAAAAGGCTTACCGGGGCGACCTGTATTACCGGCTGAATGTCATCAATCTCAAGCTGCTGCCGCTGCGGGAGCGGCCGGAGGATATACCGCCGCTTGCCCGGCTCTTCCTGCGCAAATGCAACCGGGAAAATCCCGGCCCGGCCAAACGGTTCGACAGCGCCTTTCTGGAAAAATTGCAGGACCGTCAGTGGAGAGGGAATGCGCGCGAACTGCAAAATACCGTACAGCGGGCCTATTATTTAAGCGCCGGGGACTGTATTGCCGAGAAGGAAGCCATTCCGGTCCGCCAGACGGAGAGCGGCCCCTCTGACGCGCACTTGACGCGCTTTCAAGCGTCCGCTCCTGCGGGCCTGCCGGCTGTCAAGAGCATGCGGCAGACCGAGCTGGAGAACATCCGCCGCGCTCTGGCTGCAAGCGGCGGCAATGTGGTGGAGGCGGCCCGGCTGCTGCATATCGGCAAATCGACCTTGTACCGCAGACTGGCGGAATACGGAATCGGCCGGGATGAAGCCTGA
- the lpdA gene encoding dihydrolipoyl dehydrogenase translates to MKVVVLGGGPGGYVAAIRAAQLGAEVTLIEKKALGGTCLNVGCIPTKVLLHTTEFYTALKRESAEIGLEVPQIAVDWKKLQKRKDKIVRMNAGGIDSLLKKNKVTKIIGTGRFTGIHELEVSGADGSIQIIGFDRAIVATGSEPSRVPIPGTELSAVITSDEALSLPEVPESLCIIGGGVIGCEFASIYSSLGCRVTIIEMLPELIAAMDRDIVSCLRKEFAAAGVDVHTETRVERIEQTPTGGLSIKAVSPSGPITVKAEKVLLSIGRHPKTSGLGLEKLGVSMKKGAIEVDRSMRTAVPSIYAIGDCVGGIMLAHVASAEGIVAAEHIMGEPSPVDFRTVPSCVYTRPELASVGLTEEDAREQGLEVKTGSFPLQANGKSMIMGETNGLVKYVTDARSGEILGLHIAGPRATDMIAQGALALRLEATLDEIETTVHAHPTVSEALLEAALAVHHRAIHSH, encoded by the coding sequence ATGAAAGTTGTCGTGCTTGGAGGAGGTCCCGGCGGCTATGTCGCCGCCATAAGGGCCGCCCAATTGGGAGCGGAAGTGACGCTGATTGAGAAAAAAGCTTTGGGTGGAACCTGCCTCAATGTCGGCTGCATTCCGACCAAAGTGCTGCTGCATACAACAGAGTTCTATACGGCGCTAAAGCGTGAATCGGCCGAAATCGGCCTGGAAGTTCCGCAGATTGCGGTGGACTGGAAGAAGCTGCAAAAGCGCAAGGACAAGATTGTCCGGATGAACGCAGGCGGAATCGACTCTTTGCTTAAGAAGAACAAAGTGACCAAAATCATCGGCACCGGCAGGTTTACCGGTATCCATGAGCTGGAAGTAAGCGGTGCGGACGGAAGCATACAGATCATTGGTTTCGACCGTGCAATCGTCGCCACCGGATCGGAGCCGTCGCGGGTGCCGATTCCCGGCACGGAGCTCTCCGCTGTTATCACGAGCGACGAGGCTCTGTCGCTTCCGGAGGTGCCGGAAAGCCTCTGCATTATCGGTGGCGGGGTAATCGGCTGCGAGTTCGCCAGTATATACAGCAGCCTGGGCTGCAGGGTTACGATTATCGAGATGCTGCCGGAGCTGATCGCAGCGATGGATCGCGACATCGTCAGCTGCCTGCGGAAGGAATTCGCCGCCGCCGGCGTAGATGTTCATACGGAAACCCGGGTTGAGCGCATCGAACAAACGCCAACAGGAGGGCTGTCCATCAAGGCGGTATCCCCTTCGGGCCCGATAACTGTCAAAGCGGAGAAGGTGCTGCTGTCCATCGGCCGCCATCCGAAGACGTCGGGACTCGGCCTGGAGAAACTCGGCGTCTCCATGAAGAAGGGCGCCATCGAGGTGGACCGCAGCATGCGGACGGCGGTGCCGTCCATTTACGCCATCGGCGACTGCGTCGGCGGGATCATGCTGGCACATGTCGCCTCGGCGGAAGGCATCGTTGCAGCCGAGCATATCATGGGCGAGCCGTCTCCGGTGGATTTCCGCACCGTCCCGTCCTGCGTGTATACGAGACCGGAACTGGCCTCGGTCGGATTGACCGAAGAAGACGCCCGGGAGCAAGGATTGGAAGTAAAGACGGGGAGTTTCCCGCTTCAGGCCAACGGCAAGTCCATGATCATGGGTGAAACGAACGGGCTGGTCAAATATGTAACCGATGCGCGGAGCGGCGAGATTCTCGGGCTGCATATCGCCGGTCCCAGGGCCACGGATATGATCGCGCAGGGCGCGCTGGCGCTTCGGCTGGAAGCGACGCTGGATGAGATCGAAACGACGGTGCATGCTCATCCAACCGTTTCCGAAGCTCTGCTGGAAGCCGCCCTTGCCGTGCATCACCGCGCAATCCACTCACATTAA
- a CDS encoding dihydrolipoamide acetyltransferase family protein: MAELVVLPKLGLTMTEGTVSNWRKAKGDRVEQGDILFDVETDKISNEIEAKTSGVLREILVEEGTVEVFHPLAIIADAGEDISALLPAGAAGQPAGGELPSSAAGASVLDASGEEEETAQDGPAAHGGRIKASPLARRTAKERGVELSAVKGTGPKGRITDSDVRRYAESGKDGSPKVRISPAAAKEAAALGINPADIHKDGRIMKEDVRSWAAGGEALSQNEGQSSASAFGARSAAAIRNADTEEQAVSRVPMSAMRRVIAKRMRESVDISPSVTYNMRVDTSALAALRRQLQDSRKITYTDLLVAIAAKALLEHPLLNCSIEGNDLVIHKAVHIGVAVGLEGGLVVPVVRNAHLKGLGEISDEVRLLAAGARNNTLTPGDMTGGTFTITNLGMYGMESFSPIINQPEVAILGVSAIVDTPVAVNGEVVVKPLMNLSLTADHRAVDGAVAAQFMQRIKAYAENPALLLL, encoded by the coding sequence ATGGCTGAACTGGTCGTATTGCCCAAGCTGGGCCTTACAATGACGGAAGGAACCGTCTCCAATTGGCGGAAGGCCAAGGGAGACCGCGTGGAGCAGGGAGACATTCTGTTCGATGTGGAGACCGATAAAATATCCAATGAAATCGAAGCCAAGACAAGCGGAGTGCTGAGGGAGATTCTGGTCGAGGAAGGGACGGTGGAGGTATTTCATCCGCTCGCGATTATTGCGGACGCTGGCGAGGATATATCCGCGCTGCTTCCGGCGGGCGCCGCAGGGCAGCCGGCGGGGGGAGAATTGCCGTCATCCGCCGCCGGAGCATCCGTCCTGGACGCTTCCGGGGAGGAGGAAGAAACTGCCCAGGACGGACCCGCCGCGCATGGCGGCCGGATCAAGGCTTCCCCGCTGGCCCGGCGAACGGCGAAGGAACGGGGCGTGGAGCTGTCAGCGGTAAAAGGCACGGGGCCGAAGGGCCGGATAACGGACAGCGATGTGCGGCGGTATGCCGAGAGCGGGAAGGACGGCTCGCCTAAAGTCCGGATTTCCCCGGCTGCGGCGAAGGAAGCAGCGGCGCTCGGTATAAATCCCGCCGACATCCACAAGGACGGCAGAATCATGAAGGAGGATGTCCGGTCTTGGGCCGCCGGTGGAGAGGCTCTTTCCCAAAACGAGGGCCAGTCTTCCGCTTCAGCATTCGGCGCCCGGTCGGCGGCGGCCATTCGGAATGCGGACACGGAAGAACAAGCCGTGTCGCGTGTTCCGATGAGCGCCATGCGCAGGGTGATCGCCAAGCGGATGCGCGAAAGCGTGGATATCTCCCCGTCAGTTACTTACAACATGCGGGTGGACACATCCGCATTGGCCGCACTCAGACGGCAGTTGCAGGATTCGCGAAAGATCACTTACACCGATCTGCTGGTCGCCATCGCCGCCAAAGCGCTGCTGGAGCACCCGCTGCTTAACTGCTCCATTGAAGGAAACGATTTGGTGATCCATAAAGCGGTTCATATCGGCGTGGCCGTCGGGCTGGAGGGCGGTTTGGTCGTGCCCGTTGTCCGCAACGCCCATCTGAAAGGTCTGGGCGAAATTTCCGATGAGGTGCGCTTGCTTGCCGCAGGCGCGAGGAACAATACGCTGACTCCGGGGGATATGACCGGAGGCACCTTCACGATAACCAATCTCGGAATGTACGGTATGGAGTCTTTTTCCCCGATTATTAATCAGCCCGAGGTGGCGATTCTCGGCGTAAGCGCGATTGTGGATACGCCGGTTGCCGTGAACGGCGAAGTCGTCGTCAAACCGCTGATGAATCTGAGTCTGACAGCGGATCACCGGGCGGTGGACGGCGCGGTCGCGGCGCAGTTTATGCAGAGAATCAAGGCGTACGCCGAGAATCCGGCGCTGCTGCTGCTGTGA
- a CDS encoding alpha-ketoacid dehydrogenase subunit beta, protein MRKITYGEGIREALREKMLENKNVVLLGEDVGPYGGTFGVTKGLWEQFGEERVRDTPISEGVIVGASVGAAATGLRPVAELMFIDFLTFGMDGLVNQAAKMRYMFGGKISVPLVLRLPAGGGISAGAQHSGSLEAWVTHVPGLKVVYPSNARDAWGLMLTAIDDDNPVVYIESKVLYSQKIEVPDKVAPIPFGSAAVAREGADVSVITYGKQVHDSLKAAAALAKDGIEVEVIDLRSLYPLDKETIFKSVAKTHRALVVTEEVKRGGYGGELSALISEQCFDELDAPVVRIGALDSPVPYSQILESLVLPSVEDIVKGVKEMF, encoded by the coding sequence ATGAGAAAAATCACTTACGGCGAGGGTATCCGCGAAGCTTTGCGGGAGAAAATGCTGGAGAACAAAAACGTCGTTCTGTTGGGCGAGGATGTCGGCCCTTACGGCGGCACCTTCGGCGTCACGAAAGGGCTGTGGGAGCAGTTCGGCGAAGAGCGGGTGCGCGACACGCCGATTTCGGAAGGGGTTATTGTCGGCGCTTCGGTGGGAGCGGCGGCGACGGGCCTGAGACCGGTGGCGGAGCTGATGTTCATCGATTTTCTCACCTTCGGCATGGATGGGCTGGTCAACCAGGCAGCCAAGATGAGATACATGTTCGGCGGCAAAATCTCCGTTCCGCTCGTGCTGCGGCTTCCTGCGGGCGGCGGCATCAGCGCCGGGGCGCAGCATTCCGGTTCGCTGGAGGCGTGGGTAACGCATGTGCCCGGACTTAAAGTCGTGTACCCGTCCAATGCCCGGGATGCGTGGGGCCTGATGCTGACCGCGATTGACGATGACAATCCGGTGGTTTATATCGAGAGCAAGGTGCTGTATTCGCAAAAAATCGAGGTGCCGGACAAGGTTGCCCCTATTCCTTTCGGCTCGGCCGCGGTTGCGCGGGAAGGCGCCGATGTCTCGGTCATCACCTACGGCAAGCAGGTCCATGACTCGCTGAAGGCGGCGGCCGCGCTCGCCAAAGATGGCATCGAGGTCGAAGTCATTGACCTTCGGTCGCTGTATCCGCTGGATAAGGAGACGATCTTCAAATCGGTCGCCAAGACGCACCGGGCGCTTGTCGTTACGGAGGAAGTGAAGCGCGGCGGCTACGGCGGAGAACTGTCGGCGCTTATATCGGAGCAGTGCTTCGACGAACTTGACGCCCCGGTCGTCCGGATCGGTGCCCTGGATTCTCCGGTTCCTTATTCGCAAATACTGGAATCCCTGGTGCTTCCGAGTGTGGAGGATATCGTCAAGGGCGTCAAGGAGATGTTCTGA
- a CDS encoding thiamine pyrophosphate-dependent dehydrogenase E1 component subunit alpha, whose product MYRKMLSIRKFEKTASVFFAEGKIPGFVHLYIGEEAIAVGACANLRDDDYITSTHRGHGHIVAKGGNLKYMMAELFGKETGYCKGKGGSMHIADAELGILGANGIVGAGHLIATGAAWSAKYRGTDQVSVCFFGDASTNQSTFHEAMNLASLWKLPVIFVCENNLYGISVSQARHQNIQDISQRAIGYGMPALTADGNDVLTVYEKVGEAVSRARAGEGPTLLEFKTYRQHGHFEGDSGAYRPKEEVEAWLQKDPLPRLESHLLENGILTEEELEAIRQEVEEEIREALEFADASPYPAPESSVQDIYSDLIEEARIR is encoded by the coding sequence ATGTACCGGAAAATGCTGAGCATTCGCAAGTTTGAAAAGACGGCTTCGGTCTTCTTCGCGGAAGGCAAGATTCCGGGCTTTGTGCATTTATATATCGGGGAAGAAGCGATCGCCGTCGGCGCCTGCGCCAACTTAAGGGACGACGACTATATTACCAGCACCCACCGGGGGCATGGGCATATCGTTGCCAAAGGCGGAAATCTGAAGTACATGATGGCGGAACTGTTCGGCAAAGAAACAGGCTATTGTAAAGGAAAAGGAGGGTCCATGCACATTGCCGACGCGGAACTGGGCATCCTTGGCGCCAACGGCATTGTCGGGGCCGGACACTTGATCGCGACGGGAGCGGCCTGGAGCGCAAAATACAGAGGAACCGACCAAGTGAGCGTGTGCTTTTTTGGAGACGCTTCCACTAACCAAAGCACCTTCCATGAGGCGATGAATCTGGCCAGTCTGTGGAAGCTTCCGGTGATTTTCGTGTGCGAAAACAATTTGTACGGCATCTCCGTCAGCCAGGCGAGACACCAGAATATTCAGGATATTTCGCAGCGGGCCATCGGCTACGGCATGCCTGCGCTTACCGCGGACGGCAACGATGTGCTCACGGTCTACGAGAAGGTGGGCGAAGCGGTGAGCCGGGCGCGTGCGGGCGAAGGGCCGACTCTGCTGGAGTTTAAGACGTATAGACAGCACGGCCATTTTGAAGGAGATTCGGGCGCTTACCGGCCCAAGGAGGAAGTGGAGGCTTGGCTGCAAAAAGACCCGCTTCCAAGACTCGAAAGCCATCTGCTGGAGAACGGCATCCTGACAGAGGAGGAACTTGAGGCTATCCGGCAGGAGGTCGAGGAAGAGATCCGGGAAGCGCTGGAGTTCGCCGACGCAAGCCCGTATCCGGCTCCGGAGTCTTCCGTGCAGGACATTTACTCCGATTTGATTGAGGAGGCGCGAATCAGATGA